The proteins below come from a single Polymorphobacter fuscus genomic window:
- a CDS encoding helix-turn-helix domain-containing protein: MEAIEPGAQRTGAILAAARQAAGIDLVDMARETRVPLRHLKAIEDDSHASLPALPYTIGFVKTYARAVGLDPETMAAQFRAETSKQAHVPSVPSLEPLDERRVPSSRLVLASVAVIALIIVALSAWGAGLFDPVPSAAPVVAVADPVPAPAVTEAPAADPVPGAVLDPAAPAAMPDPAAPAAVAVAPGAAGPVVLTATEDVWIKIYDRATKTSAKIGILKNGESFAVPTDRPGLLLWTGKAGALAVTVGGRRIPPLGGPVETIRDLSLAGPDLLARAAPPAAAVSPAAAGPAAPGV; encoded by the coding sequence GTGGAAGCGATCGAACCCGGCGCCCAGCGGACGGGAGCCATTCTGGCAGCAGCCCGTCAGGCCGCCGGAATCGACCTGGTCGACATGGCGCGCGAAACCCGGGTGCCGTTGCGCCATCTCAAGGCCATCGAGGACGACAGCCACGCCAGCCTGCCGGCGCTGCCCTACACCATCGGTTTCGTCAAAACCTACGCCCGCGCCGTGGGGCTGGACCCCGAAACGATGGCGGCGCAGTTCCGCGCCGAAACGTCCAAACAGGCGCATGTGCCGAGCGTGCCCAGCCTGGAACCGCTCGACGAACGCCGCGTGCCGTCGAGCCGGCTGGTCCTTGCCAGCGTCGCTGTCATTGCGCTGATCATCGTCGCCCTGTCGGCCTGGGGGGCGGGCCTGTTCGATCCCGTCCCGTCGGCGGCCCCCGTCGTGGCCGTCGCCGACCCCGTGCCGGCACCGGCCGTGACCGAGGCGCCGGCCGCCGATCCCGTCCCTGGCGCCGTGCTTGACCCGGCCGCGCCCGCCGCCATGCCCGATCCGGCCGCGCCCGCCGCTGTCGCGGTCGCCCCCGGTGCCGCCGGGCCGGTGGTGCTGACCGCCACCGAGGATGTGTGGATCAAGATCTACGACCGCGCGACCAAGACCAGCGCCAAGATCGGCATCCTGAAGAACGGCGAAAGTTTCGCCGTGCCCACCGACCGGCCCGGCCTGCTGCTGTGGACGGGCAAGGCCGGCGCGCTCGCGGTCACCGTCGGTGGCCGCCGCATCCCGCCGCTCGGCGGCCCGGTCGAAACCATCCGTGATCTCAGCCTCGCCGGCCCCGACCTGCTGGCGCGCGCTGCCCCGCCCGCCGCTGCCGTTTCGCCGGCCGCTGCCGGCCCCGCCGCCCCCGGAGTCTGA
- the tilS gene encoding tRNA lysidine(34) synthetase TilS: protein MPDIRPDIGTLTEAALGRALAPGEPLALAVSGGPDSLALLKLATDAFPGRVSALTVDHRLRAASAAEAAGVAALCAALGIPHAVLDWEAPKPGAGVQGAARAARYALMGGWCTAAGIGLLLTAHHADDQAETLLMRLARGSGIAGLSGIRAARPLCPGVTLVRPLLPLRRVDLAAIVSAAGWTAVDDPSNVDRRFERARVRALLAGADAPDAVQLAASARHLAAAEAALQWAADRAWAGGATVAGDGVGLDIAGLPDELVRRLVLRAIVLVDPAANVDGSAIATLVARLAAGDTATLAGVKARGGRVWQFNPAPPRRKTGRIAPQARQNRTG from the coding sequence ATGCCCGATATCCGGCCCGATATCGGGACACTGACGGAGGCAGCGCTCGGGCGGGCGCTGGCTCCCGGCGAACCGCTGGCCCTGGCGGTGTCGGGCGGGCCCGACAGCCTGGCGCTGCTCAAGCTGGCCACCGATGCCTTTCCCGGCCGGGTATCCGCGCTGACCGTCGACCACCGCCTGCGCGCCGCATCCGCTGCCGAAGCCGCCGGCGTTGCCGCCCTGTGCGCGGCGCTCGGCATCCCCCATGCCGTGCTCGACTGGGAGGCGCCAAAGCCCGGCGCCGGCGTCCAGGGCGCGGCGCGCGCCGCGCGCTATGCGCTGATGGGCGGCTGGTGCACCGCCGCCGGCATCGGCCTGCTGCTGACCGCGCATCATGCCGACGACCAGGCCGAAACGCTGCTGATGCGGCTGGCGCGCGGCAGCGGCATCGCCGGCCTGTCAGGTATCCGCGCCGCCCGGCCGCTGTGTCCCGGCGTCACGCTGGTCCGGCCGCTGCTGCCGCTGCGCCGCGTCGATCTTGCCGCCATCGTCAGCGCGGCCGGCTGGACCGCGGTCGATGACCCATCGAATGTCGATCGCCGCTTCGAACGCGCCCGCGTCCGCGCCCTGCTGGCCGGCGCCGACGCCCCCGACGCCGTGCAACTGGCGGCATCGGCCCGGCATCTGGCCGCCGCCGAGGCGGCGCTGCAATGGGCGGCGGACCGTGCCTGGGCCGGCGGCGCGACCGTCGCCGGCGACGGCGTCGGGCTCGATATTGCCGGCCTGCCCGACGAACTGGTGCGCCGCCTGGTGCTGCGCGCGATCGTCCTGGTCGACCCTGCGGCCAATGTCGACGGCAGCGCGATCGCCACATTGGTTGCCCGGCTCGCCGCCGGCGACACCGCGACGCTGGCCGGCGTCAAGGCCCGCGGCGGCCGCGTCTGGCAGTTCAACCCGGCGCCGCCACGCCGCAAAACAGGACGGATCGCACCGCAGGCGAGGCAGAATCGCACAGGCTGA
- a CDS encoding GNAT family N-acetyltransferase, with protein MHDLTLVPFRDDLAGAFAAINSEWIAAMYTLEATDRDVLGNPRARIIDAGGDILFVRAGDVGIIGTCALRPSGGGAFELTKMGVLAAARGRKAGEFLLAGAIARARDMQAEGTLTELYLLTNKRSEAAIHLYEKLGFVHSADIMARFGSAYARCDVAMVFPL; from the coding sequence ATGCACGACCTGACGCTGGTGCCGTTCCGCGATGACCTCGCCGGCGCCTTTGCCGCGATCAACAGCGAATGGATCGCCGCCATGTACACGCTGGAAGCGACCGACCGCGACGTGCTCGGCAACCCGCGCGCCCGCATCATCGATGCCGGTGGCGACATCCTGTTCGTCCGCGCCGGCGATGTCGGCATTATCGGCACCTGCGCACTGCGGCCGTCGGGGGGCGGGGCCTTCGAACTGACCAAGATGGGCGTGCTGGCCGCGGCGCGCGGGCGCAAGGCGGGCGAATTCCTGCTCGCCGGGGCGATCGCACGGGCGCGGGACATGCAGGCCGAAGGCACGCTAACCGAGCTTTACCTGCTGACCAACAAGCGGTCGGAAGCAGCCATCCATTTGTACGAGAAGCTGGGGTTCGTGCACAGCGCCGACATCATGGCGCGGTTCGGCAGCGCCTATGCGCGCTGCGATGTGGCGATGGTGTTCCCCCTTTAA
- the typA gene encoding translational GTPase TypA, translated as MALRNIAIIAHVDHGKTTLVDQLFRQSGTFRDNQRVAERAMDSNDLEKERGITILAKCTSIEWTDKSNNETTHINIVDTPGHADFGGEVERILSMVDGVVLLVDAAEGPMPQTKFVTGKALALGLRPIVVVNKIDRPDARAQEVLDEVFDLFVTLEANDDQLDFPVIFASGRNGYAGRDSEVRSGDLTPLFETIVAHVPPPAADVDGEFKMLVSLLDRDNFVGRILTGRILSGTLRLNTQIRALSPDGKVVEEGRASKIFAFRGLERVPVDEAKAGDIIALAGFSKATVADTIADISVTEPLHAQPIDPPTLSMTFAVNDSPYAGRDGSKVTSRMISDRLQREAEGNVAVKVTESASKDAFEVAGRGELQLGVLIETMRREGFELSISRPRVIYGTDENGKRTEPYETVVIDVDEQYSGTVVEKMAGRKAEMTDMRPSGGGKTRLTFSAPARGLIGYHGEFLSDTRGTGIMNRLFEKYGPYKGSVSGRGNGVLISTETGEAVGYALGYLQPRGTLMIEPGEAVYQGMVIGENARDEDLEVNPLKSKALTNFRASGKDDAIQLSPPKRLTLEQAIAYIDEDELVEVTPNFIRLRKIHLDPNERKKASRAKRD; from the coding sequence ATGGCCTTGCGCAACATCGCGATCATCGCGCACGTCGATCACGGCAAAACCACGCTGGTCGACCAGCTGTTCCGCCAATCGGGAACCTTTCGCGACAACCAGCGCGTTGCCGAGCGCGCGATGGATTCGAACGACCTCGAAAAAGAACGCGGCATCACCATTCTCGCCAAGTGCACGTCGATCGAATGGACCGACAAGTCGAACAACGAGACGACCCACATCAACATCGTCGACACCCCCGGCCACGCCGATTTCGGCGGCGAGGTGGAACGCATCCTGTCGATGGTCGATGGCGTCGTGCTGCTCGTCGATGCCGCCGAAGGCCCGATGCCGCAGACCAAGTTCGTCACCGGCAAGGCGCTGGCGCTCGGCCTGCGCCCGATCGTCGTCGTCAACAAGATCGACCGCCCCGATGCGCGCGCCCAGGAAGTGCTCGACGAAGTCTTCGACCTGTTCGTGACGCTGGAAGCCAATGACGACCAGCTCGATTTCCCGGTGATCTTCGCCTCGGGCCGCAACGGCTATGCCGGGCGCGACAGCGAGGTCCGGTCGGGCGACCTGACGCCGCTGTTCGAAACCATCGTCGCGCATGTGCCGCCGCCGGCCGCCGATGTGGATGGCGAATTCAAGATGCTGGTGTCGCTGCTCGACCGCGACAATTTCGTCGGCCGTATCCTCACCGGCCGCATCCTGTCGGGCACGCTGCGGCTCAACACCCAGATCCGCGCGCTCAGCCCCGACGGCAAGGTCGTCGAGGAAGGCCGGGCGTCGAAGATCTTCGCGTTCCGCGGGCTGGAGCGCGTGCCGGTCGATGAAGCCAAGGCCGGCGACATCATCGCGCTGGCGGGTTTTTCGAAGGCGACCGTCGCCGACACCATCGCCGACATCAGCGTCACCGAGCCGCTGCACGCCCAGCCGATCGATCCGCCGACGCTGAGCATGACCTTTGCGGTCAATGATTCGCCCTATGCCGGGCGCGACGGCTCCAAGGTCACCAGCCGGATGATCTCCGACCGCTTGCAGCGCGAGGCCGAAGGCAATGTCGCGGTCAAGGTCACCGAAAGCGCATCGAAGGATGCCTTCGAAGTCGCCGGGCGCGGCGAATTGCAGCTCGGCGTGCTGATCGAGACGATGCGCCGCGAAGGCTTCGAGCTGTCGATCAGCCGGCCGCGCGTCATCTATGGCACCGATGAAAACGGCAAGCGCACCGAGCCGTACGAAACCGTCGTCATCGACGTCGACGAGCAATATTCGGGCACCGTTGTCGAGAAGATGGCGGGCCGCAAGGCCGAGATGACCGACATGCGCCCGTCGGGCGGCGGCAAGACCCGGCTGACCTTTTCGGCCCCTGCCCGCGGCCTCATCGGCTATCACGGCGAATTCCTGTCGGACACGCGCGGCACCGGCATCATGAACCGGCTGTTCGAGAAATACGGCCCCTACAAGGGCAGTGTCTCGGGCCGCGGCAACGGCGTGCTGATCTCCACCGAGACCGGCGAGGCGGTCGGCTATGCGCTCGGCTATCTGCAGCCGCGCGGCACGCTGATGATCGAGCCGGGCGAAGCCGTCTACCAGGGCATGGTCATCGGCGAGAATGCCCGCGACGAGGACCTGGAGGTCAACCCGCTCAAGTCGAAGGCGCTGACCAACTTCCGCGCCAGCGGCAAGGACGACGCCATCCAGCTGAGCCCGCCCAAGCGGCTGACGCTGGAACAGGCGATCGCCTATATCGACGAGGACGAGCTGGTCGAAGTGACGCCGAACTTCATCCGGCTGCGCAAGATCCACCTCGACCCCAACGAGCGCAAGAAGGCGTCGCGCGCCAAGCGCGACTGA
- the ftsH gene encoding ATP-dependent zinc metalloprotease FtsH, with amino-acid sequence MADNNKKPPAPWMKNLGLWFVILLGLVVVVNLMQGSSKSSGSGATMAYSDFLTKVDEGGIRSAEIRGPEIVGKTSSDEEFRTYNPGDSQLIQRLRAKNVRFDAKPEESRSLLAQLFFNMLPFVLMIGIWIFVMRQMQNGAGRGAMGFGKSRAKLLVAKEGRVTFDDVAGIDEAREELQEIVDFLKDPGRFHRLGGKIPKGALLVGPPGTGKTLLARAIAGEANVPFFNISGSDFVEMFVGVGASRVRDMFEQGKKSAPCIIFIDEIDAVGRSRGAGLGGGNDEREQTLNQLLVEMDGFDANEGIIIVAATNRPDVLDPALLRPGRFDRQVVVGRPDIEGREKILAVHMKKVPLAPDVNARTIARGTPGFSGADLANLVNEAALLAARRAKRLVSMRDFEDAKDKVLMGVERKSMVMTEDEKKMTAYHEAGHAVVSMHEAASDPIHKATIIPRGRALGMVMRLPERDQYSYHRDKMYANLAVSMGGRVAEEIIFGHDKVSSGASSDISYATDLAKSMVTQWGMSEKLGPLKYADNQEEVFLGHSVSKTQNISEQTAQIIDAEVREIVTTGYDRAKHVLTENIDQLHALAGALLELETLSGDEIKKVLAGEAIERGTGNGIPAARPSHGVSAIPKSGRRGGFGEPAPAPQA; translated from the coding sequence ATGGCCGACAACAACAAAAAGCCGCCCGCACCCTGGATGAAGAATCTCGGCCTGTGGTTCGTCATCCTTCTCGGCCTCGTTGTCGTCGTCAACCTGATGCAGGGGTCGTCGAAATCGAGCGGGTCGGGTGCGACCATGGCCTATTCGGACTTCCTGACCAAGGTCGATGAAGGCGGCATCCGCTCGGCGGAAATCCGCGGGCCCGAAATCGTCGGCAAGACCTCGTCGGACGAGGAATTCCGCACCTACAACCCCGGCGACAGTCAGCTGATCCAGCGGCTGCGCGCCAAGAACGTTCGCTTCGACGCCAAGCCCGAGGAAAGCCGCAGCCTGCTGGCCCAGCTGTTCTTCAACATGCTGCCGTTCGTGCTGATGATCGGCATCTGGATTTTCGTGATGCGCCAGATGCAGAACGGCGCCGGTCGCGGTGCCATGGGCTTCGGCAAGTCGCGCGCCAAGCTGCTCGTCGCCAAGGAAGGCCGCGTCACCTTCGACGACGTCGCCGGCATCGATGAAGCCCGCGAGGAGCTGCAGGAAATCGTCGACTTCCTCAAGGATCCGGGCCGCTTCCACCGCCTCGGCGGCAAGATCCCCAAGGGCGCGCTGCTCGTCGGCCCTCCGGGCACCGGCAAGACGCTGCTCGCCCGCGCCATCGCCGGCGAAGCCAATGTGCCGTTCTTCAACATCTCCGGCTCCGACTTTGTCGAAATGTTCGTCGGCGTCGGCGCCAGCCGCGTCCGCGACATGTTCGAACAGGGCAAGAAGTCGGCGCCGTGCATCATCTTCATCGATGAAATCGACGCCGTCGGCCGCTCGCGCGGTGCGGGCCTCGGCGGCGGCAACGACGAGCGCGAACAGACGCTCAACCAGCTGCTGGTCGAAATGGACGGCTTCGATGCCAATGAAGGCATCATCATCGTCGCCGCCACCAACCGCCCCGATGTTCTTGATCCTGCGCTGCTGCGTCCCGGCCGTTTCGATCGCCAGGTCGTCGTCGGCCGTCCCGACATCGAGGGCCGCGAGAAGATCCTCGCCGTCCACATGAAGAAGGTGCCGCTGGCACCCGACGTCAATGCCCGCACCATCGCGCGCGGCACGCCAGGCTTCTCGGGCGCCGATCTCGCCAACCTCGTCAACGAGGCGGCGCTGCTCGCGGCCCGCCGTGCCAAGCGCCTCGTCTCGATGCGCGACTTCGAAGATGCCAAGGACAAGGTCCTGATGGGTGTCGAGCGCAAGTCGATGGTGATGACCGAGGACGAAAAGAAGATGACCGCCTATCACGAGGCCGGCCATGCCGTCGTCTCGATGCACGAGGCCGCGTCCGACCCGATCCACAAGGCGACGATCATCCCGCGTGGCCGTGCGCTGGGCATGGTCATGCGCCTGCCGGAACGCGACCAGTACAGCTATCACCGCGACAAGATGTACGCCAACCTCGCCGTGTCGATGGGCGGCCGCGTCGCCGAGGAGATCATCTTCGGCCATGACAAGGTCAGCTCGGGCGCGTCGTCGGACATCAGCTATGCCACCGATCTTGCGAAATCGATGGTGACGCAATGGGGGATGAGCGAAAAGCTCGGGCCGTTGAAGTACGCCGACAACCAGGAAGAAGTCTTCCTCGGCCATAGCGTCTCCAAGACCCAGAATATCAGCGAGCAGACGGCGCAGATCATCGACGCCGAAGTCCGCGAGATCGTCACCACCGGCTATGATCGCGCCAAGCATGTGCTGACCGAGAATATCGACCAGCTCCACGCACTGGCCGGTGCCCTGCTCGAACTCGAAACCCTGTCGGGCGACGAGATCAAGAAGGTCCTCGCCGGCGAAGCGATCGAACGCGGCACCGGCAACGGTATCCCCGCCGCCCGTCCGTCGCACGGCGTCTCGGCCATCCCGAAATCGGGTCGCCGCGGCGGCTTCGGGGAACCGGCACCGGCACCCCAGGCCTGA
- a CDS encoding MFS transporter: MRFALPAREFGVLFAVLLTVAAGNTAMQTVLPGIARAIHIPDMLVAIIFSFSALLWTFSAPYWARQSDIRGRRRLTEVGVIGFGVSMLGCGIVVYAGLKGLLVPVATFALFAGLRSLFGIFGSASNPAAQAYVAARTSEANRTNALSTLSSAFGLGTIIGPAVAPLFIIGAVGLAGPFFAFAIVAVIVLLAVRRYLPDDDPRHFPGAIGAGAGADSDPGVPHGAPASEPSVAGGATGASARAAALGRAPRLSWRDPRILPFMIFGFFSGSIQAATGQAMGFLVIDRFDGPPEAAQGEIAIVFMAGAGATLLAQWGLIPTFKMTPPLLMRWGTGIAALGTAGIAISQNFHSLVVAFALASLGYGFARPGFTAGASLAVGRAEQGGVAGAVTSINGSCFVLAPAIGIGLYQLGPTLPYLLGSIALTILLVFAAGNRALRTVTIHEDQ; encoded by the coding sequence ATGCGCTTTGCCCTTCCCGCCCGCGAATTCGGCGTCCTGTTCGCCGTGCTGCTGACCGTCGCCGCGGGCAATACGGCGATGCAGACGGTGCTGCCCGGCATCGCCCGCGCCATCCACATTCCCGACATGCTGGTGGCGATCATCTTTTCCTTTTCGGCGCTGCTGTGGACGTTCAGCGCCCCCTATTGGGCGCGCCAGTCCGATATTCGCGGCCGGCGGCGGCTGACCGAGGTCGGCGTCATCGGCTTCGGCGTGTCGATGCTCGGCTGCGGCATCGTCGTCTATGCCGGGTTGAAGGGCCTGCTGGTGCCGGTGGCGACCTTTGCGCTGTTCGCCGGCCTGCGATCGCTGTTCGGCATCTTCGGGTCGGCATCGAACCCCGCCGCCCAGGCCTATGTCGCCGCGCGCACCAGCGAGGCCAACCGCACCAATGCACTGTCGACGCTGTCGTCTGCCTTCGGCCTCGGCACGATCATCGGCCCGGCGGTGGCGCCGCTGTTCATCATCGGCGCCGTCGGGCTGGCCGGGCCCTTCTTCGCCTTTGCCATCGTCGCCGTGATCGTGCTGCTGGCAGTGCGGCGCTACCTGCCCGACGATGATCCGCGGCATTTTCCGGGGGCCATCGGGGCGGGTGCCGGCGCGGACAGCGACCCCGGCGTCCCCCATGGCGCCCCGGCGAGCGAGCCCAGCGTCGCCGGCGGCGCCACCGGCGCCAGCGCCCGCGCCGCTGCCCTGGGCCGCGCCCCGCGGCTGTCGTGGCGCGACCCGCGCATCCTGCCGTTCATGATCTTCGGCTTTTTTTCGGGGTCGATCCAGGCCGCCACCGGCCAAGCGATGGGCTTTCTGGTCATCGACCGGTTCGATGGGCCACCGGAAGCGGCGCAGGGCGAAATCGCCATCGTCTTCATGGCCGGCGCCGGCGCGACACTGCTGGCGCAATGGGGGCTGATCCCGACCTTCAAGATGACCCCGCCGCTGCTGATGCGCTGGGGGACAGGCATTGCCGCGCTGGGCACCGCCGGAATCGCGATCAGCCAGAATTTTCATTCGCTCGTCGTCGCCTTCGCGCTGGCGTCGCTGGGCTATGGCTTTGCCCGGCCGGGGTTCACCGCCGGTGCCAGCCTGGCCGTCGGCCGCGCCGAACAGGGCGGCGTCGCGGGGGCCGTCACGTCGATCAACGGATCATGCTTCGTGCTGGCGCCCGCCATCGGCATTGGGCTGTACCAGCTGGGCCCCACCCTGCCCTATCTGCTCGGCAGCATTGCGCTGACGATTCTGCTGGTCTTTGCCGCGGGCAACCGGGCGCTGCGCACCGTCACCATCCACGAGGACCAGTGA
- the folE gene encoding GTP cyclohydrolase I FolE produces the protein MDDDDYGAAAPAPHVEPIPQSEAEDAVRTLIRWAGDDPDREGLLETPARVARAYREYFRGYQEDPGVHLSKTFGEVGGYDEIVILRDIPFQSHCEHHMAPIIGKAHIAYLPNKRVVGISKLARVLQGFAKRMQVQERLTAEVADCIQKHLDPVGVAVVIEATHACMSARGVMTAGVTMTTSRMMGVFREDDRSRKEVLALMGKG, from the coding sequence ATGGACGATGATGATTACGGCGCCGCCGCCCCGGCGCCGCATGTCGAGCCGATTCCGCAGAGCGAAGCCGAAGACGCCGTTCGCACGCTGATCCGATGGGCCGGCGACGACCCCGATCGCGAAGGGCTGCTGGAAACCCCGGCGCGGGTGGCGCGGGCCTATCGCGAATATTTCCGCGGCTATCAGGAAGACCCCGGGGTCCATCTTTCCAAGACCTTCGGCGAAGTCGGCGGCTATGACGAGATCGTCATCCTGCGCGATATCCCGTTCCAGTCGCACTGCGAGCACCACATGGCGCCGATCATCGGCAAGGCGCATATCGCCTATCTGCCGAACAAGCGCGTCGTCGGCATTTCCAAGCTGGCGCGGGTACTGCAGGGCTTTGCCAAGCGCATGCAGGTGCAGGAGCGGCTGACGGCGGAAGTCGCCGACTGTATCCAGAAGCACCTCGACCCGGTCGGCGTCGCAGTCGTCATCGAAGCCACCCATGCCTGCATGTCGGCCCGCGGCGTGATGACGGCCGGCGTGACCATGACCACCAGCCGGATGATGGGCGTGTTCCGCGAGGACGACCGCAGCCGCAAGGAAGTGCTGGCACTGATGGGCAAGGGTTAG
- a CDS encoding tetratricopeptide repeat protein, producing the protein MRCLALLLPLLLVTASPLAAQETDVVRIDKRVGKLESELRAVQRKVFPGGESRYFEPEITAPAAAPAPVVGTPATAPLTDLTDRLGELERQLRTLTGQVEANQFKLRQLDEAMTKQRADVEFRLGALETGGARPATAPGTAPGTPAAPAAELPAEAPPRAPAKPASSPKAATADAAWKQAYANVTSKDWPGTEAAMTAFIADWPKSTRQTQAQYWLGRSHAERDQHAQAARAFLKVYESAPRSAQAPDSLLGLADAMFGLKKPTDACRVLGELDSAYGEKLTPAQTAEATAARKRAKCPA; encoded by the coding sequence ATGCGTTGCCTTGCGTTGTTGCTGCCTCTCCTCCTCGTCACCGCCAGTCCGCTGGCGGCGCAGGAAACCGATGTCGTCCGCATCGACAAGCGCGTCGGCAAGCTGGAATCGGAACTGCGCGCCGTCCAGCGCAAGGTGTTTCCCGGCGGCGAATCGCGCTATTTCGAACCCGAGATCACCGCCCCGGCGGCGGCGCCGGCCCCCGTCGTCGGCACCCCCGCCACCGCACCGCTGACCGACCTGACCGATCGCCTCGGCGAGCTCGAACGCCAGCTGCGCACCCTGACCGGCCAGGTCGAGGCCAACCAGTTCAAGCTCCGCCAGCTCGATGAGGCGATGACCAAGCAGCGCGCCGATGTCGAATTCCGGCTGGGCGCGCTGGAAACCGGCGGCGCCCGCCCTGCCACGGCTCCCGGCACCGCCCCCGGTACGCCCGCGGCACCGGCCGCCGAACTCCCCGCCGAAGCCCCGCCACGCGCCCCCGCCAAGCCCGCATCCTCCCCCAAGGCAGCGACTGCCGACGCGGCATGGAAGCAGGCCTATGCCAATGTCACATCGAAGGACTGGCCGGGGACCGAAGCGGCGATGACGGCGTTCATCGCCGACTGGCCGAAATCGACCCGGCAGACCCAGGCGCAATATTGGCTCGGCCGCAGCCACGCCGAACGCGACCAGCACGCCCAGGCGGCGCGCGCCTTCCTCAAGGTCTATGAATCGGCGCCGCGCAGCGCCCAGGCGCCCGACAGCCTGCTCGGCCTTGCCGACGCCATGTTCGGCCTCAAAAAGCCGACCGACGCCTGCCGCGTGCTCGGCGAGCTCGATAGCGCCTATGGCGAAAAGCTCACCCCGGCGCAGACCGCCGAGGCTACCGCGGCCCGCAAACGCGCCAAATGCCCGGCGTGA
- a CDS encoding efflux RND transporter periplasmic adaptor subunit: MYARLALTMVLAAGLAACGKKEEGPQAPGAGAAPPVTVAPPLVKPIVDWDDYIGRFEARQSVEVRPRVTGQVSRIAFRDGQFVRAGDLLYVIDPRPFEAALAQARAEALRARATADLAKTTFARTQKLLDENAVSREEFETDRATLAQAQAAQASAEATAQARALDVTFTRVTAPIAGRMSDRRTDVGTFVTAGTTLMTTVVTLDPIYFVFTGSEAVYLKYQRANQAGTRPSSRVSPNPVDIRLADENEYRWKGKMNFVDNALDTGSGTIRGRAEVRNPQGFLTPGMFGHMRLLGSGSYPGMLIPEDAIVTDQSRKVALVVGADNMVSARPLTLGPNVEGLRVVRSGLNPGDRIIIEGVQRARPGMKVSPKAGKIVPPAPGTGPTVPPFTEPPAASATSASAATSSNPAAQ, encoded by the coding sequence ATGTACGCAAGACTGGCGTTGACCATGGTGCTGGCCGCAGGCTTGGCCGCCTGCGGCAAGAAGGAGGAGGGCCCCCAGGCACCGGGCGCCGGCGCCGCACCGCCGGTCACTGTCGCGCCGCCGCTGGTCAAGCCGATCGTCGACTGGGACGATTACATCGGCCGCTTCGAAGCCCGACAGAGCGTCGAGGTCCGCCCGCGCGTCACCGGCCAGGTGTCGCGCATCGCCTTCCGCGACGGCCAGTTCGTCCGCGCCGGCGACCTGTTGTACGTCATCGATCCGCGGCCGTTCGAAGCGGCGCTGGCGCAGGCCCGCGCCGAAGCGCTGCGCGCCCGCGCCACCGCCGACCTGGCCAAGACCACCTTCGCGCGCACCCAGAAACTGCTCGACGAAAACGCCGTCAGCCGGGAAGAGTTCGAAACCGACCGAGCCACGCTCGCCCAGGCGCAGGCTGCGCAGGCGTCGGCCGAGGCCACGGCCCAGGCGCGCGCGCTCGATGTCACCTTCACCCGCGTCACCGCGCCCATCGCCGGCCGCATGTCGGACCGCCGCACCGATGTCGGCACCTTCGTCACCGCCGGCACGACCCTGATGACGACGGTCGTGACGCTCGATCCGATCTACTTCGTCTTCACCGGTTCCGAAGCCGTCTATCTGAAATACCAGCGCGCCAACCAGGCCGGCACCCGCCCGTCGTCGCGCGTGTCGCCCAACCCCGTCGACATCCGCCTCGCCGACGAGAATGAATATCGCTGGAAGGGCAAGATGAACTTCGTCGACAATGCCCTTGATACCGGTTCCGGCACCATTCGCGGCCGCGCCGAGGTGCGCAATCCGCAGGGCTTCCTCACCCCCGGCATGTTCGGCCATATGCGGCTGCTCGGTTCGGGCAGCTACCCCGGCATGCTGATCCCCGAAGACGCGATCGTCACCGACCAGAGCCGCAAGGTCGCGCTCGTCGTCGGCGCCGACAATATGGTGTCGGCGCGGCCGCTGACGCTGGGGCCCAATGTCGAAGGGCTGCGCGTCGTGCGCAGCGGCCTCAACCCCGGCGATCGCATCATCATCGAAGGCGTCCAGCGCGCCCGCCCCGGCATGAAGGTCAGCCCCAAGGCCGGCAAGATCGTGCCGCCGGCGCCCGGCACCGGGCCGACCGTGCCGCCCTTCACCGAACCGCCGGCGGCATCGGCGACATCCGCCAGCGCCGCCACCAGCAGCAACCCGGCGGCGCAGTAA
- a CDS encoding MarR family winged helix-turn-helix transcriptional regulator, producing the protein MVADGEHLQAVLNAGRRIHAAVDVIDGLISARLGVHRNDLRSLKFLELGPTTPGELAAHTGLTSGSVTALIDRLEAAGFVKRHRGCADRRSVELLICATRLGELRALDAEIEGAIRCFFSGVPHEQLAETGKALGVFNAALDHLIAHFGPCPGTPAKA; encoded by the coding sequence ATGGTGGCTGACGGAGAGCATCTGCAGGCGGTCCTGAACGCCGGCCGCCGCATCCATGCGGCGGTGGACGTCATCGACGGGCTGATTTCCGCACGGCTGGGTGTTCATCGCAACGACCTGCGATCGCTGAAGTTTCTTGAACTCGGCCCGACGACGCCGGGGGAACTGGCGGCCCATACCGGCCTGACGAGCGGATCGGTGACGGCGCTGATCGACCGGCTGGAAGCGGCGGGGTTCGTCAAGCGCCACCGGGGCTGTGCCGACCGGCGATCGGTCGAGCTGCTGATCTGCGCGACCCGACTCGGCGAGCTGCGCGCGCTCGACGCGGAAATCGAAGGCGCGATTCGCTGCTTTTTCTCCGGCGTGCCGCACGAGCAGCTCGCCGAAACCGGCAAGGCGCTGGGGGTGTTCAACGCCGCGCTCGACCATCTCATCGCGCATTTCGGCCCCTGCCCCGGCACGCCGGCAAAGGCCTGA